The following coding sequences lie in one Arachis hypogaea cultivar Tifrunner chromosome 9, arahy.Tifrunner.gnm2.J5K5, whole genome shotgun sequence genomic window:
- the LOC112710181 gene encoding uroporphyrinogen decarboxylase 1, chloroplastic isoform X1 — MMRHAGRYMVVYRKLAEKYPSFRERSETTDLIVKISLQPWNAFRPDGVIIFSDILTALPVFGVEFDIEDVRGPVIQSPIRSEEGLKAMHPIDLEKLSFVGDSLKILRKEVGGDASVLGFVGAPWTIATYIVEGGTTRTYTTIKSMCHTAPHLLWTLLSHLAQAITDYVIFQVKSGAHCIQIFDSWGGQLPPDMWERWSKPYIKKIVDLVKKRCPETPIVLYANGNGGHLERMKDTGVDVIGLDWTVDMADGRSDLRFFLVLYAEQLPLKPRESTQAKLPHQLC, encoded by the exons ATGATGCGCCACGCGGGAAGGTACATGGTTGTTTacagaaagcttgctgagaaatATCCATCCTTTCGAGAGAGGTCGGAGACAACTGATCTCATTGTGAAAATTTCTTTGCAGCCTTGGAATGCCTTTAGGCCTGATGGAGTGATCATTTTCTCTGACATCCTTACGGCACTTCCTGTATTTGGGGTCGAATTCGACATTGAAGACGTAAGGGGTCCTGTTATTCAGTCCCCAATACGCTCCGAGGAGGGACTAAAGGCTATGCATCCAATTGACCTGGAAAAGCTCAGTTTTGTTGGAGATTCACTCAAGATACTGCGCAAGGAG GTTGGTGGTGATGCTTCCGTTTTAGGTTTCGTGGGAGCACCTTGGACAATAGCAACATATATAGTGGAAGGGGGTACAACACGCACCTATACAACCATTAAGAGTATGTGCCATACAGCACCACATTTATTGTGGACTCTGCTCTCTCATTTGGCACAAGCAATAACAGATTATGTTATTTTCCAAGTGAAGTCTGGGGCTCACTGCATACAAATATTTGATTCATGGGGTGGACAACTACCACCTGATATGTGGGAACGCTGGTCAAAGCCTTATATAAAAAAG ATTGTAGATTTGGTCAAAAAAAGATGCCCTGAGACACCGATTGTTCTTTATGCAAATGGAAATGGTGGCCATCTTGAGCGTATGAAAGATACTGGAGTTGATGTTATTGGGCTGGACTGGACTGTGGATATGGCAGATGGAAGATCAGATTTAAGATTCTTTCTAGTTCTTTATGCGGAGCAGTTGCCATTGAAGCCAAGAGAGTCCACTCAAGCTAAGTTACCACACCAACTTtgttga
- the LOC112710181 gene encoding uroporphyrinogen decarboxylase 1, chloroplastic isoform X2 yields the protein MDDAPRGKPWNAFRPDGVIIFSDILTALPVFGVEFDIEDVRGPVIQSPIRSEEGLKAMHPIDLEKLSFVGDSLKILRKEVGGDASVLGFVGAPWTIATYIVEGGTTRTYTTIKSMCHTAPHLLWTLLSHLAQAITDYVIFQVKSGAHCIQIFDSWGGQLPPDMWERWSKPYIKKIVDLVKKRCPETPIVLYANGNGGHLERMKDTGVDVIGLDWTVDMADGRSDLRFFLVLYAEQLPLKPRESTQAKLPHQLC from the exons ATGGATGATGCGCCACGCGGGAAG CCTTGGAATGCCTTTAGGCCTGATGGAGTGATCATTTTCTCTGACATCCTTACGGCACTTCCTGTATTTGGGGTCGAATTCGACATTGAAGACGTAAGGGGTCCTGTTATTCAGTCCCCAATACGCTCCGAGGAGGGACTAAAGGCTATGCATCCAATTGACCTGGAAAAGCTCAGTTTTGTTGGAGATTCACTCAAGATACTGCGCAAGGAG GTTGGTGGTGATGCTTCCGTTTTAGGTTTCGTGGGAGCACCTTGGACAATAGCAACATATATAGTGGAAGGGGGTACAACACGCACCTATACAACCATTAAGAGTATGTGCCATACAGCACCACATTTATTGTGGACTCTGCTCTCTCATTTGGCACAAGCAATAACAGATTATGTTATTTTCCAAGTGAAGTCTGGGGCTCACTGCATACAAATATTTGATTCATGGGGTGGACAACTACCACCTGATATGTGGGAACGCTGGTCAAAGCCTTATATAAAAAAG ATTGTAGATTTGGTCAAAAAAAGATGCCCTGAGACACCGATTGTTCTTTATGCAAATGGAAATGGTGGCCATCTTGAGCGTATGAAAGATACTGGAGTTGATGTTATTGGGCTGGACTGGACTGTGGATATGGCAGATGGAAGATCAGATTTAAGATTCTTTCTAGTTCTTTATGCGGAGCAGTTGCCATTGAAGCCAAGAGAGTCCACTCAAGCTAAGTTACCACACCAACTTtgttga
- the LOC112710183 gene encoding probable phospholipid-transporting ATPase 4, which produces MAHKRIRERLRRSALYTFACLGNRATEDDQPHALHGAGYTRTVHCNQPHLHEIKPPYYCKNNISTTKYNVITFLPTALFEQFRRVANIYFLLAALLSVFPISPFSPISMIAPLAFVVGLSMAKEALEDSRRFLQDVTVNNRKVNHHTGNGVFEPKAWKDIRVGDVVKVEKDEFFPADLLFLSSSYEDGICYVETMNLDGETNLKVKRSLEATLGLDSDETFKDFTGTIQGEDPNPSLYTFVGNFDYERQVYPLDPSQILLRDSKLRNTDHIYGVVIFTGHDTKVMQNSTRSPSKRSTIEKKMDLIIYILFAVLVIISVVSSVGFMIKTKYKAPNWWFLRPDNIEVQYDPQKLGLAGLSHLVTALILYGYLIPISLYVSIEIVKVLQASFINQDIHMYDEETGTAADARTSNLNEELGQVDTILSDKTGTLTCNQMDFLKCSIAGVAYGVRASDVEVAAAKQMASEVDKDGEESDVNENYSSSESGGSKRPPIKGFGFEDDRLMNGNWVKEANVDDLLLFFRILAVCHTAIPDYNEVTGSFTYEAESPDEGAFLAAAREFGFEFCRRTQSSVFIREKYTNPGQVVEREFKLLNLLDFSSKRKRMSVIVRDEEGNIILMCKGADSIIFDRLAKNGKKYLESTTRHLNEYGEAGLRTLALSYKRLDEEEYSAWNNEFQKAKTSVGVDREATLERVSEMMEKDLILVGATAVEDKLQKGVPQCIDKLAQAGLKIWVLTGDKMETAINIGFACSLLRQGMKQICITIPNLDAMPASDSTKEAIKDNILNQITNASQMIKLEKDPHAAFALIIDGKTLTYALEDDMKRLFLALAVDCASVICCRVSPKQKALVTRLVKEGTKKTTLAIGDGANDVGMIQEADIGVGISGVEGMQAVMASDFAIAQFRFLERLLVVHGHWCYKRIAQMICYFFYKNIAFGLTIFYFEAFTSFSGQSVYDDWYMILFNVVLTSLPVISLGVLEQDVPSEVCLQFPALYQQGPTNLFFDWYRILGWMANGVYSSITIFFFNIIIFYDQAFRSDGQTADMAAVGTSMFSSIIWAVNCQIALTMSHFTWVQHVFVWGSIATWYIFLFLYGALSPTYSKNAYKILVESLGPAPIYWIATFLISVSCFLPYLTHIAIQRCFNPMDHHIIQEIKYYKKDIEDRHMWKRERSKAKQETKIGFTARVDAKIRQIKEKLHIKQQQQQQHSTLTSSTTQSPSLL; this is translated from the exons ATGGCACACAAGAGAATAAGAGAACGGCTTCGAAGAAGCGCACTTTACACGTTTGCATGTCTCGGAAACCGTGCAACAGAAGATGACCAACCTCACGCGCTTCACGGCGCGGGATACACACGCACCGTGCATTGCAACCAACCACACCTTCATGAAATCAAACCCCCTTACTATTGCAAGAACAACATTTCTACAACCAAATACAATGTTATCACGTTTCTTCCAACCGCACTCTTTGAACAATTCAGAAGGGTCGCTAACATTTACTTTCTTTTAGCGGCACTTCTCTCTGTCTTCCCAATCTCTCCCTTTAGCCCAATAAGCATGATCGCGCCTTTGGCGTTTGTAGTGGGGCTTAGTATGGCCAAGGAAGCATTGGAAGATTCTAGAAGGTTCCTTCAGGATGTCACGGTTAATAACCGGAAAGTGAATCACCATACCGGAAACGGTGTTTTTGAACCCAAGGCATGGAAGGATATTAGGGTTGGTGATGTTGTTAAAGTAGAAAAAGATGAATTCTTCCCTGCGGATCTTCTTTTCTTGTCATCAAGCTATGAGGATGGGATTTGTTACGTTGAGACAATGAATTTAGATGGCGAAACGAATCTAAAGGTGAAAAGATCTTTGGAAGCTACCTTGGGTCTTGACAGTGATGAAACTTTTAAGGATTTTACTGGAACGATTCAAGGTGAAGATCCGAATCCGAGTTTATACACTTTCGTTGGGAACTTTGATTATGAACGACAGGTTTATCCTCTTGATCCGAGTCAAATTCTGCTCCGTGATTCTAAGCTTAGAAACACTGATCACATTTATGGAGTTGTGATTTTCACTGGTCATGACACGAAAGTGATGCAGAATTCAACACGTTCTCCTTCGAAAAGAAGCACCATTGAAAAAAAGATGGATTTAATCATATACATTCTCTTCGCTGTTCTTGTTATCATATCGGTTGTGAGTTCCGTAGGGTTCATGATAAAGACGAAGTACAAGGCACCGAACTGGTGGTTCTTGAGGCCTGATAATATTGAAGTTCAGTATGATCCACAGAAGCTTGGATTGGCTGGGTTGAGTCATTTGGTAACTGCACTGATTCTCTATGGATACTTGATTCCAATCTCGCTTTATGTTTCGATTGAGATTGTGAAGGTTTTACAAGCAAGCTTTATTAACCAAGATATTCACATGTATGATGAAGAAACTGGGACTGCAGCTGATGCAAGAACTTCGAATTTGAATGAAGAGTTGGGTCAAGTTGACACCATTCTTTCTGATAAAACTGGAACGTTGACATGCAACCAGATGGACTTTTTGAAATGCTCCATTGCTGGTGTTGCGTACGGTGTTCGTGCAAGCGATGTTGAAGTCGCTGCGGCGAAACAAATGGCATCGGAGGTTGACAAAGATGGAGAGGAGAGTGATGTTAATGAGAATTATAGTAGTTCAGAGAGTGGCGGTTCAAAAAGGCCTCCAATAAAAGGGTTTGGTTTTGAGGATGATCGTTTGATGAATGGAAACTGGGTGAAAGAGGCTAACGTGGATGACCTTTTGTTGTTTTTTCGAATATTGGCGGTTTGTCATACCGCCATTCCTGATTATAATGAAGTAACTGGGAGTTTTACATATGAAGCGGAGTCACCTGATGAAGGTGCTTTTCTTGCTGCAGCAAGAGAATTTGGGTTTGAGTTTTGTAGAAGGACTCAGTCAAGTGTTTTCATACGTGAAAAATATACTAATCCTGGACAAGTCGTTGAAAG aGAATTTAAACTCTTGAATTTGCTTGATTTCTCAAGTAAAAGAAAACGTATGTCAGTGATTGTGAGAGATGAAGAAGGAAACATTATTCTTATGTGTAAGGGGGCTGACAG TATCATATTTGATCGTTTGGCAAAGAATGGAAAAAAGTATTTGGAGTCTACAACTAGACATTTAAATGAATATGGAGAAGCCGGGTTGCGAACACTAGCCTTGTCTTATAAAAGGCTTGATGAGGAAGAATACTCTGCTTGGAACAATGAGTTTCAGAAAGCTAAAACTTCTGTTGGCGTTGACAGAGAAGCAACACTTGAGCGCGTTTCAGAGATGATGGAAAAAGACTTGATTCTTGTTGGAGCTACAGCTGTGGAAGATAAGCTCCAAAAAGGG GTTCCCCAGTGCATTGACAAACTTGCCCAGGCAGGGCTTAAGATCTGGGTATTGACAGGGGATAAAATGGAAACAGCAATCAACATTGGATTTGCATGCAGTTTGCTACGACAGGGCATGAAGCAGATCTGTATAACTATTCCTAATTTAGATGCAATGCCGGCCAGTGATAGCACCAAAGAG GCCATCAAAGATAACATTTTGAACCAAATTACGAATGCATCACAAATGATAAAGCTAGAGAAGGATCCTCATGCTGCATTTGCATTAATTATTGATGGAAAAACTTTGACCTATGCTTTAGAAGATGATATGAAGCGCCTATTCCTTGCATTGGCCGTTGATTGTGCATCAGTCATATGCTGTCGTGTCTCTCCCAAGCAAAAGGCATTG GTAACAAGGTTAGTGAAAGAAGGAACCAAGAAGACCACACTAGCAATAGGTGATGGTGCAAATGATGTTGGCATGATTCAAGAAGCAGATATTGGTGTTGGAATCAGTGGGGTTGAAGGGATGCAG GCGGTGATGGCTAGTGACTTCGCTATTGCCCAGTTTCGGTTTTTAGAGAGACTTCTCGTGGTCCATGGACACTGGTGTTATAAGAGAATTgcacaaatg ATATGTTATTTCTTCTACAAGAACATAGCATTTGGACTAACCATATTCTATTTTGAGGCCTTTACAAGCTTCTCTGGTCAATCAGTTTATGATGACTGGTACATGATATTGTTCAACGTTGTTCTAACATCCTTGCCTGTCATTTCACTTGGAGTTTTAGAACAAGATGTTCCATCAGAAGTTTGCTTACAG TTTCCTGCACTGTATCAGCAAGGACCAACAAATTTATTCTTTGATTGGTATAGAATACTGGGATGGATGGCCAACGGTGTTTACTCCTCAATAACCATCTTTTTCTTTAACATCATAATCTTCTACGACCAAGCATTCCGGTCCGACGGTCAAACCGCCGATATGGCCGCCGTGGGCACCTCAATGTTCAGCAGCATCATTTGGGCCGTGAACTGCCAAATTGCCCTAACAATGAGCCACTTCACATGGGTTCAACATGTGTTTGTTTGGGGAAGCATAGCCACTTGGTACATCTTCCTCTTCTTATATGGTGCCCTTTCACCAACATACTCCAAGAATGCctataaaatattggttgaatcTCTTGGACCTGCACCCATTTATTGGATAGCAACGTTCTTGATATCAGTTTCTTGCTTCCTTCCATATCTAACTCACATAGCTATCCAAAGATGTTTCAATCCCATGGATCATCATATTATACAAGAGATTAAGTACTACAAGAAGGATATTGAAGATAGACACATGTGGAAGAGGGAGAGATCTAAGGCTAAACAAGAGACAAAGATTGGATTCACTGCAAGAGTTGATGCTAAGATAAGACAGATTAAAGAAAAGTTACATATAaagcaacagcaacaacaacaacattctACCCTTACCAGTTCAACAACCCAATCACCCTCCTTATTGTAA